The following proteins are co-located in the Fluviicola sp. genome:
- a CDS encoding VTT domain-containing protein — MIELFKHLFHLDFNWVFDHYRDSIYVVLFVVIFIETGLIIMPFLPGDSLLFMAGMFAANGKLDLAFILGSLAFAAVLGDNVNYWIGRKLGLGVFEWKIRGRQFVKQSYLTKTEQFFEKRGVAAIIMARFVPIVRTFTPFAAGIGKMKYRTFLIYDIIGGVLWITSMTLAGYFLGEIEWVRENNEKVVLLIILVSILPMLISFLKSKFSKKDA; from the coding sequence ATGATAGAGTTATTCAAACACTTATTTCACCTGGATTTCAACTGGGTGTTCGATCATTATCGCGACTCCATTTACGTGGTTCTTTTTGTGGTGATCTTCATTGAAACAGGATTGATTATCATGCCTTTTCTTCCGGGAGATTCCCTGTTGTTTATGGCCGGGATGTTTGCCGCTAACGGAAAACTGGATTTGGCATTTATTCTTGGATCGCTTGCTTTTGCAGCTGTTTTGGGTGATAATGTTAATTATTGGATTGGTCGTAAACTCGGATTGGGGGTTTTCGAATGGAAAATCAGAGGCCGTCAGTTCGTTAAGCAATCTTATTTGACCAAAACAGAACAATTCTTTGAAAAAAGAGGAGTAGCGGCGATTATTATGGCACGTTTCGTACCGATTGTCAGAACATTTACCCCATTTGCAGCGGGAATCGGTAAAATGAAATACCGCACGTTCCTGATCTACGATATTATTGGTGGAGTGCTCTGGATTACTTCCATGACCCTTGCCGGATATTTCCTGGGTGAAATCGAATGGGTGAGAGAGAACAACGAAAAAGTAGTTTTATTGATCATCCTGGTTTCTATTCTTCCGATGCTGATCAGCTTCCTGAAATCAAAATTCAGTAAAAAAGATGCCTGA
- a CDS encoding shikimate dehydrogenase: MPEFGLVGKTLGHSFSKNYFEEKFRREGLNYTFENFELPAIEEIQRVFSIPDLKGFSVTIPYKEQIIPFLDSLSEEAKAIGAVNCVHLSADGQKTGFNTDAFGFHQMIKPFLTNEHERALILGTGGASKAVAYVLKNIGLDVLWISRHPENAKEFSYEAVNEHMLRACKVIVNCTPVGTFPNVDESVPFPFEFLTHSHLCIDLIYNPEETKFLREARLKGAATLNGFSMLKEQANKAWEIWNS, encoded by the coding sequence ATGCCTGAATTCGGACTGGTTGGTAAAACCCTGGGGCATTCTTTTTCAAAAAACTATTTTGAAGAAAAATTCCGGAGAGAAGGATTGAATTATACATTTGAGAATTTTGAATTGCCCGCGATTGAAGAGATTCAACGTGTTTTTAGTATTCCTGACCTAAAAGGTTTTTCGGTTACAATTCCCTACAAAGAACAAATTATTCCCTTCCTGGATTCCTTGAGTGAAGAAGCGAAAGCCATCGGAGCGGTGAACTGTGTGCACTTGTCTGCAGATGGTCAGAAAACCGGATTCAATACTGACGCTTTTGGTTTTCACCAGATGATCAAGCCTTTTCTGACGAACGAACATGAACGCGCACTCATCCTCGGAACAGGCGGTGCTTCGAAAGCTGTTGCTTATGTTTTGAAGAATATCGGGCTGGACGTTCTTTGGATTTCGCGTCATCCGGAAAATGCAAAAGAATTTTCCTACGAAGCAGTCAATGAACACATGCTTCGTGCTTGTAAAGTGATTGTGAATTGCACACCGGTAGGGACTTTCCCGAATGTGGACGAATCGGTTCCATTTCCCTTTGAATTCCTGACACACTCACATTTGTGCATCGATTTAATCTATAATCCGGAAGAAACGAAGTTTTTGAGAGAAGCGCGTTTGAAAGGAGCTGCTACGCTGAACGGTTTTTCGATGCTGAAAGAGCAGGCAAACAAAGCCTGGGAGATCTGGAATAGCTGA
- a CDS encoding RNA-binding domain-containing protein has protein sequence MQSVKQLIREGEHQQQDFKFRIDDSKKIARTLVAFANTDGGRLLIGVKDNGKIAGVDPTEEIHMIEAAVDMYSKPKLEYQSRVWQEDMKLVLEISIEKSAQRPIMALDEEGKWKAYVRRKDHTLLANKILLNVWKHERFDQKRPEKIGEEETQLLAIISGNPGITLSKIYRLSNLDKSRVDRLMVLFVSWNLITMEMNENGTFYRVSEQ, from the coding sequence ATGCAGTCGGTAAAACAGTTGATCAGAGAAGGCGAACACCAGCAACAGGATTTCAAATTCCGTATTGATGATTCCAAAAAGATTGCGAGAACCCTGGTTGCCTTTGCAAACACTGACGGCGGAAGACTTTTGATCGGTGTTAAAGACAACGGAAAAATTGCCGGAGTTGATCCGACGGAAGAAATTCACATGATCGAAGCAGCAGTGGACATGTACTCCAAGCCCAAACTGGAATATCAGTCGCGCGTGTGGCAGGAAGACATGAAGCTGGTTCTGGAAATTTCCATTGAAAAAAGTGCGCAGCGACCTATAATGGCTTTAGACGAAGAAGGAAAATGGAAAGCCTACGTCAGAAGAAAAGATCACACACTTTTAGCGAATAAAATCCTGTTGAATGTCTGGAAACACGAACGTTTTGATCAGAAAAGACCGGAGAAAATAGGAGAGGAGGAAACACAATTGCTGGCAATTATATCCGGGAATCCCGGAATCACATTGAGCAAAATTTACCGCTTGTCGAATTTGGACAAGTCACGTGTTGACCGCTTAATGGTCTTATTCGTCTCCTGGAATTTGATTACTATGGAAATGAATGAGAACGGTACTTTTTACCGGGTAAGTGAGCAATAA
- a CDS encoding M14 family zinc carboxypeptidase: protein MKRTLLLFSFLVSCWGFSQEYSRAKILADSDGLQTLAELGIGIDHGVVKRGTFFISDFSKDEIKRIRDAGFTVEILIPDVKAYYVNQNAGHDPNAPATEKNATCPQTSGPGTFTPAVPSNFNLGTMGGFYTYQEFLDEIDAMAAQYPNLISARAPISTFTTIESRPIYWIRLSDNPNSDEAEPEVLYTAVHHAREPNSLSEVIFYMWYLLENYNTSAEIKYLVDNTEMYFVPMVNPDGYIYNETTDPAGGGMWRKNRRHNSGGSYGVDLNRNYSYGWGTTGTTTTQTNETYCGTAAFSEPETQAMKWFCENRDFQYAFNAHTYANDILHPIGTTTAEFAVDHNYFQAFTHHMVQYNGYANIKSSALYPASGDSDDYMYKVDTIVKPKIFAMTPEVSNTTGGFWPAANQITGICQDMVFPNLILSHLTHRYLVVEDTDPGMIAATTGNFNHSAYRLGLENGPVTVSITPITGIQSVGSPSVHDLAIMGTQNSGISYVLNPTIQFGDEIKYALNTEYAGWTKHDTIVKTFGSITSQFIDEANSAVNWTGSWATTNATYVSPSTSFTDSPGADYANNVTRTYQFNNTIDLTHVTEAMIKFYAKWEIETDYDYCQFQVSNDGGTTWIGQCGNYTVPGTSANGSVQPNNQPVYEGTEANWVLEEINLSDYIGDSIKVRFILKSDGGTRADGFYFDDFEVLYNIDYTGLAENEKDLFHLVPNPASSYANIVFDQSVQNGKIEIVNTNGETVSTYSVDGPKVEIRTDKLSVGVYYVRYSGSAAQKSPVKLVVIH, encoded by the coding sequence ATGAAAAGAACTCTCCTACTATTTTCATTCCTGGTTTCGTGCTGGGGATTCTCCCAGGAATACTCCCGGGCAAAAATTCTCGCAGATTCCGACGGACTCCAAACATTAGCTGAACTTGGGATCGGTATTGATCACGGCGTTGTAAAGCGTGGAACTTTCTTTATTTCTGACTTCTCCAAAGATGAAATAAAGCGCATTCGTGATGCCGGCTTTACGGTAGAAATCCTTATTCCGGATGTAAAAGCTTATTACGTGAACCAAAATGCGGGACATGATCCGAATGCCCCTGCGACAGAAAAAAATGCTACTTGTCCGCAAACTTCCGGACCAGGTACCTTCACTCCGGCAGTTCCATCCAATTTCAACCTGGGAACCATGGGCGGATTTTACACTTACCAGGAATTCCTGGATGAGATCGACGCAATGGCAGCCCAATATCCGAACCTGATTTCTGCACGGGCACCTATCAGCACGTTTACAACTATTGAGAGCAGGCCAATTTACTGGATCCGTTTAAGTGACAACCCGAATTCCGATGAAGCGGAGCCGGAAGTGCTTTACACAGCTGTTCATCACGCACGGGAACCAAACTCCTTGTCTGAAGTCATTTTCTACATGTGGTACCTGCTTGAAAATTACAATACCAGCGCAGAGATCAAGTATTTGGTCGACAATACGGAAATGTATTTCGTTCCGATGGTCAACCCGGACGGATATATTTACAACGAAACAACAGATCCTGCGGGTGGCGGTATGTGGCGAAAAAACCGCCGGCACAATAGCGGCGGAAGTTATGGTGTGGATTTGAACCGCAATTATTCCTATGGTTGGGGAACAACCGGCACAACAACCACTCAAACAAACGAGACTTATTGCGGAACTGCTGCGTTTTCAGAACCTGAAACACAGGCTATGAAATGGTTTTGCGAAAACCGCGATTTTCAATATGCTTTCAACGCGCATACCTATGCAAACGATATCCTTCACCCGATTGGGACCACGACCGCGGAATTTGCAGTAGATCACAACTACTTCCAGGCATTTACACATCACATGGTTCAATATAACGGGTACGCGAATATCAAATCTTCAGCACTTTATCCTGCATCCGGGGATTCCGACGATTATATGTACAAAGTCGATACGATCGTGAAGCCAAAAATCTTCGCAATGACTCCGGAAGTAAGTAATACCACCGGCGGATTCTGGCCTGCCGCCAATCAGATTACCGGAATTTGCCAGGATATGGTATTTCCGAACCTCATCCTGTCGCACCTGACCCATCGTTATTTGGTGGTGGAAGATACCGATCCGGGAATGATCGCTGCAACAACGGGAAATTTCAATCACAGCGCTTATCGCCTGGGGCTTGAAAACGGACCTGTAACTGTCAGTATTACCCCGATTACCGGTATTCAGTCCGTGGGCTCTCCAAGTGTTCACGACCTGGCTATTATGGGAACTCAAAACAGCGGCATTTCCTATGTACTGAATCCAACTATCCAATTCGGAGATGAGATCAAATACGCCCTGAATACCGAATATGCAGGCTGGACAAAACACGACACGATCGTGAAGACGTTCGGAAGTATCACTTCCCAGTTCATTGACGAGGCAAACAGTGCTGTAAACTGGACGGGAAGTTGGGCTACAACCAATGCAACATATGTTTCTCCAAGCACTTCGTTTACCGATTCACCGGGAGCAGATTACGCGAATAACGTCACAAGAACTTACCAGTTCAACAATACGATTGATCTGACGCATGTGACGGAAGCAATGATCAAATTCTACGCAAAATGGGAAATTGAAACCGATTACGATTACTGTCAATTCCAGGTTTCCAATGACGGCGGAACAACCTGGATCGGTCAGTGCGGAAATTATACCGTTCCGGGAACCAGCGCAAACGGATCGGTTCAACCGAACAATCAGCCTGTTTATGAAGGAACGGAAGCGAATTGGGTATTGGAAGAAATCAACCTGAGTGATTATATCGGCGACAGTATCAAGGTGCGTTTTATCCTGAAATCGGACGGTGGAACGCGTGCAGACGGTTTCTACTTCGATGATTTTGAAGTGCTTTACAATATTGACTATACCGGTCTTGCAGAGAATGAAAAAGACTTATTCCATTTGGTTCCGAATCCGGCGAGTTCATATGCAAATATTGTGTTTGATCAGTCGGTTCAAAACGGAAAAATCGAAATTGTCAATACAAACGGAGAAACGGTTTCCACTTATTCTGTAGACGGACCGAAAGTTGAAATCCGTACGGATAAACTGTCAGTAGGTGTTTACTACGTGCGTTACTCGGGATCAGCAGCACAAAAATCTCCCGTGAAATTGGTAGTCATTCATTGA
- the gldE gene encoding gliding motility-associated protein GldE, with protein sequence MDSISGLSSDSIPVSIHAGFNFSDHIASLIIIFILIACSALISASEVAFFALGPAEKKDLEEDQSRSSQAILKLLSKPKDLLATILITNNFINVCIIILSTEVIDQFFPNSDEPNTLRFLIEVVGITTFLLLLGEVAPKLYASRNTLSTARFMANPITFINILPPFSWLRWLLVNGTNLINRRAKKRGINLSTDDLEHALALTKEDLDNEDEHRILEGIIKFGNTEVKQIMKSRLDIVTISNEASFQEVLDVVLDAGYSRIPIHESTFDNVTGILYIKDLLPFINNESFDWKTLLRKPYFIPENKKIDDLLKEFQDMKMHMAIVVDEYGGANGLVTLEDVLEEIVGDITDEFDDDDLIYTKIDDSTYLFEGRTSLVDFYKVLEIDGKDFDQIKGESDTIGGFIIEQAGRILRNNEYIRCGNVKLVVESSDKRRIKMIKTIQEDE encoded by the coding sequence ATGGACAGCATATCCGGATTATCTTCAGATAGTATTCCCGTCAGTATTCACGCGGGATTTAATTTCTCTGATCACATTGCCTCACTGATCATCATTTTCATTTTAATTGCCTGTTCTGCATTGATTTCGGCATCAGAAGTTGCTTTTTTTGCTTTGGGGCCTGCAGAAAAAAAGGATCTGGAAGAAGATCAGTCCAGGAGTTCGCAGGCCATTTTAAAACTGCTTTCAAAACCGAAGGATTTACTGGCTACCATCCTGATTACAAACAACTTTATAAACGTTTGCATCATCATCCTTTCAACGGAAGTGATCGATCAGTTTTTCCCCAATTCAGACGAACCGAATACCCTTCGTTTCCTGATTGAAGTAGTTGGAATTACGACATTTCTTTTATTACTAGGAGAAGTTGCACCGAAACTTTACGCTTCACGGAATACCTTATCCACAGCCCGTTTCATGGCAAATCCCATTACGTTCATCAACATTTTGCCTCCTTTCTCCTGGTTGCGCTGGCTGTTGGTCAACGGAACAAATCTGATCAATCGCCGGGCTAAAAAAAGAGGCATCAATTTATCGACCGATGACCTGGAACATGCTTTGGCCCTGACAAAAGAAGATTTAGACAACGAAGATGAACACCGGATCCTGGAAGGAATCATCAAATTCGGGAATACGGAAGTAAAACAAATCATGAAATCCCGGTTGGATATTGTAACCATTTCCAATGAAGCAAGTTTTCAGGAAGTATTGGATGTTGTGCTGGATGCCGGATATTCGCGGATTCCGATCCATGAAAGTACCTTCGACAATGTAACCGGAATATTGTATATCAAGGATTTGCTTCCTTTCATCAACAACGAATCGTTTGACTGGAAAACACTCCTGAGAAAACCTTATTTCATTCCTGAGAACAAGAAGATTGATGATTTGCTGAAAGAATTCCAGGATATGAAAATGCATATGGCCATCGTTGTGGACGAATACGGTGGTGCAAATGGACTGGTAACGCTGGAAGATGTACTGGAAGAGATTGTGGGCGACATTACGGACGAATTTGACGATGACGACCTCATTTACACGAAGATCGACGATTCCACTTATCTGTTCGAAGGAAGAACATCGTTGGTTGATTTCTACAAAGTACTGGAAATCGACGGAAAAGATTTCGACCAGATAAAGGGTGAATCCGACACAATCGGTGGATTTATTATCGAGCAGGCAGGCAGAATTCTGCGAAATAACGAATACATTCGCTGCGGAAACGTGAAGCTGGTAGTTGAAAGTTCCGACAAGCGAAGAATAAAAATGATTAAAACAATCCAGGAAGATGAATAA
- the ssb gene encoding single-stranded DNA-binding protein, whose product MSGSVNKVILIGNLGKDPEVRRLENGAVVASFPIATSETYVDRTTGERRDNTDWHNIVVWRGLAEVVEKYVRKGIKVYIEGKLKTRSWTDQTGATRYTTEVVADELTILTPRNEQDNRSMGSNTPPYPTEEPQNPSPMNLDISPNDDLPF is encoded by the coding sequence ATGTCAGGCAGCGTAAACAAAGTAATTTTAATTGGAAACCTGGGAAAAGACCCGGAAGTGAGACGTTTGGAAAACGGAGCGGTGGTGGCAAGTTTCCCCATTGCAACGTCTGAAACTTACGTTGACAGAACAACCGGTGAGCGCAGGGATAATACCGATTGGCATAACATTGTTGTCTGGAGAGGCCTGGCGGAAGTCGTTGAGAAATACGTGCGCAAAGGCATCAAAGTATATATCGAAGGAAAACTGAAAACACGTTCCTGGACAGATCAAACGGGTGCAACACGTTATACCACGGAAGTCGTGGCTGACGAATTGACCATTCTGACTCCAAGAAATGAGCAGGATAACCGTTCAATGGGATCGAACACTCCGCCGTATCCTACGGAAGAGCCTCAAAATCCAAGTCCGATGAATTTGGATATCAGTCCTAATGATGATTTACCGTTCTAA